In Nitrospira sp., one genomic interval encodes:
- a CDS encoding proteasome accessory factor PafA2 — protein MNDTQSHTMPRVLGTETEFGIASRDPNAADPVANSIHLIGHYPNLPAPQAVWDYENENPLLDARGFEVDGERERPGPDYNRQLNKVLANGGRLYVDGAHPEYSTPECTNAREVVAFERIGEQIVAQALADITKVRGREQFVLYKNNSDGKGNSYGYHENYLVSRAVPFERITQVLTPFFVTRIIFAGAGKVGAENQTSPVEYQISQRADFFETLVDLNTMVRRPIINTRDEPHSDPAKYRRLHVIVGDANMAEVSTYLKVGTLSIVLDLLEAGAELPHITLTDPVGAIKQVSRDVQLKGSLRLADGTATTAIAVQRAYLQAAQHFYACHELPQVTKDVLVRWEDVLDRLERDPRLLVRELDWVAKRYLIESYMDRKACGWDDPRVRLMDLQYHDVRSDRGLYYTLERSHRIERVVLDHEIARAEFTPPSGTRAYFRGQCVKKYAAAIYGASWTSVLFDIGQNKIKRIPLMEPLRGTESLTGELLAQAETAAALLSKLSH, from the coding sequence ATGAACGACACCCAGTCACACACCATGCCCCGTGTCCTCGGCACGGAGACGGAATTCGGTATTGCCAGCCGCGATCCAAACGCGGCCGACCCTGTCGCCAACTCGATCCACCTCATCGGGCACTATCCGAACCTGCCGGCTCCCCAGGCCGTCTGGGACTATGAAAATGAAAATCCGCTCCTGGATGCGCGGGGTTTCGAAGTCGACGGCGAACGGGAGCGTCCGGGGCCGGATTACAATCGGCAACTCAACAAGGTGTTGGCCAACGGCGGACGGCTCTATGTCGACGGGGCCCACCCCGAATACTCCACGCCGGAATGTACGAACGCTCGGGAGGTGGTGGCGTTCGAGCGGATCGGGGAGCAGATCGTGGCACAGGCACTGGCGGACATCACGAAGGTGCGCGGACGTGAACAGTTCGTACTGTACAAGAACAATTCCGACGGCAAGGGAAACAGCTACGGGTACCACGAGAATTATTTGGTCTCCCGTGCGGTGCCTTTCGAGCGGATTACACAGGTCCTTACGCCGTTCTTCGTCACTCGTATCATCTTTGCGGGCGCGGGCAAGGTGGGGGCAGAGAATCAGACCAGCCCTGTGGAGTATCAGATCTCTCAACGGGCGGACTTCTTCGAAACCCTTGTCGACCTCAACACGATGGTACGGCGGCCGATCATCAACACGCGGGACGAGCCGCATTCCGATCCGGCGAAGTATCGTCGCCTCCACGTGATTGTCGGCGATGCCAACATGGCCGAAGTGTCGACCTATCTGAAAGTCGGTACCCTGTCGATCGTCTTGGACCTGCTGGAAGCCGGCGCTGAGCTTCCCCATATCACGCTCACCGATCCGGTCGGAGCCATCAAACAGGTGTCTCGTGATGTGCAACTCAAGGGGTCGCTGCGGCTCGCGGACGGGACTGCGACCACCGCCATTGCCGTCCAACGGGCCTATCTGCAGGCAGCCCAGCATTTTTATGCCTGCCATGAACTCCCGCAGGTGACCAAAGATGTGCTGGTGCGCTGGGAGGATGTGCTCGATCGATTGGAACGGGATCCTCGGCTCTTAGTTCGGGAATTGGATTGGGTCGCGAAGCGGTATCTCATCGAATCCTACATGGACCGCAAGGCTTGCGGGTGGGACGATCCGCGTGTGCGTCTGATGGATCTGCAGTATCACGATGTCCGGTCCGACCGTGGCCTGTATTACACATTGGAGCGCAGCCATAGGATCGAGCGCGTCGTGTTGGACCATGAAATCGCACGAGCGGAGTTCACCCCGCCGAGCGGCACGCGCGCGTACTTCCGAGGGCAGTGCGTCAAGAAGTATGCTGCCGCCATCTACGGGGCGAGTTGGACGTCGGTGCTGTTCGATATCGGGCAGAATAAGATCAAACGCATCCCGTTGATGGAACCATTGCGCGGCACCGAGTCGCTCACAGGCGAATTGCTCGCCCAAGCGGAGACCGCGGCGGCCCTGTTGTCAAAACTATCTCATTGA
- the prcB gene encoding proteasome subunit beta: MTYGPFLSQHEGSSFFDLLIRHYPELAPGIKGLGGQCLPLPSDLSRPGGIPLPHGTTVLALKYRDGAIIAGDRRATEGFQIADRRIEKVFRIDDYSAMAIAGAAGPCIEMAKLFQTELEHYEKLEGVQLSCEGKANKLGQMVKANLPMVFQGLVVMPLYVGYDLKRKEGRIFKYDITGGRYEESDHHSIGSGGKDARNTMREHYRPGLSEQDALKVGLLALYNAADEDVGTGGPDFVRGIYPTAKIVSAAGLSDVPEDRVLAMYEALIAERRRS; this comes from the coding sequence ATGACCTACGGTCCATTTCTTTCACAGCACGAAGGGTCCAGTTTTTTTGACTTGCTCATCCGTCATTATCCGGAATTAGCACCGGGGATAAAAGGCCTTGGCGGCCAATGCCTTCCTCTGCCCTCCGATCTTTCCAGACCAGGCGGTATCCCCCTACCGCATGGGACGACCGTGCTGGCGCTGAAGTATCGCGACGGAGCTATCATTGCCGGAGACCGCCGGGCGACCGAAGGTTTTCAAATCGCCGACAGGCGGATCGAAAAGGTCTTCCGGATCGACGACTATTCCGCCATGGCTATTGCCGGGGCGGCCGGGCCCTGTATCGAAATGGCAAAGCTGTTCCAGACCGAACTGGAGCATTACGAAAAGCTGGAAGGCGTGCAGTTGTCCTGTGAAGGCAAGGCCAACAAGCTTGGCCAAATGGTGAAGGCCAACCTGCCGATGGTGTTCCAGGGATTGGTCGTGATGCCGTTATACGTGGGGTACGATCTGAAGCGGAAGGAAGGCCGCATCTTCAAGTACGACATCACGGGCGGACGCTATGAAGAATCGGATCACCATTCCATCGGCTCCGGCGGCAAGGATGCGCGAAACACCATGCGGGAACACTATCGTCCCGGTCTGTCTGAGCAAGACGCTCTCAAGGTCGGTCTCTTGGCATTGTATAACGCAGCCGATGAGGATGTGGGTACCGGCGGACCGGACTTTGTGCGAGGGATCTACCCCACGGCCAAGATCGTCAGTGCGGCAGGACTGAGCGACGTGCCGGAGGACCGTGTTCTGGCTATGTACGAAGCGCTGATCGCAGAGCGAAGGAGATCCTGA
- the prcA gene encoding proteasome subunit alpha: MPLPYYVSPEQMMQDKAEYAKKGIAKGRSIIALEYVDGILLAADNPSTSLHKVSEVYDRVAFAGAGKYSEFEHLRKAGIRHADLTGYMYSREDVSARTLSNAYSQSLGTAFSTDVKPLEVELLVLQVGVNGQPNEIYRISFDGSIVDEKHFAVIGGRAEAVQQYLREHATAELPTLKAGLSRCLEALEQVANQKIPTENLEVAVLDRTRAGRKFKRLLGADISQLLS; the protein is encoded by the coding sequence ATGCCGTTGCCGTATTACGTCTCGCCCGAACAAATGATGCAGGACAAGGCGGAGTATGCCAAGAAGGGCATCGCCAAGGGCCGCTCCATCATTGCGCTGGAATATGTCGACGGCATCCTATTGGCCGCGGACAATCCCAGTACGTCGCTCCATAAGGTGTCCGAGGTCTATGATCGCGTTGCCTTTGCCGGGGCAGGCAAGTATAGCGAGTTCGAACATCTGCGGAAGGCAGGCATCCGCCATGCCGACCTCACGGGATACATGTATAGTCGCGAGGATGTCAGCGCCAGGACATTATCCAATGCCTATTCTCAGAGCCTTGGCACCGCCTTCAGCACCGATGTGAAGCCCTTGGAGGTCGAACTCCTTGTCCTTCAAGTGGGTGTGAATGGACAGCCGAATGAGATCTACCGCATTTCATTTGACGGCAGCATCGTCGATGAAAAGCATTTCGCGGTGATCGGCGGACGAGCCGAAGCGGTTCAGCAGTATCTCCGGGAACATGCAACCGCCGAGTTGCCGACGCTCAAGGCCGGCCTCAGCCGGTGCCTGGAGGCGTTGGAACAGGTGGCGAATCAAAAGATCCCCACCGAAAACCTAGAAGTAGCAGTTCTCGACAGGACCCGTGCCGGCCGGAAATTTAAACGCTTGCTCGGCGCCGATATTTCCCAGCTTCTCTCCTAG
- the pafA gene encoding Pup--protein ligase — translation MQQRIFGLENEYGLIFSPNGKIYLPMEKVLGYIFEGLIPNSWPSNAFLVNGARFYQDTGCHPEYSTPECDNILDLVVHDKAGERLLEACLPAAEERLREEGLSGEIYIFKNNTDSLGNTYGCHENYLMRRDVDFWKVTEQLIPFFVTRQIFSGAGKVLKVSGKPQYFISQRAQHIHEKTSSSTTSSRSIINTRDEPHADAEKYRRLHIIVGDSNMSEYATYLKVGTATLVLSMVEAGFSVTGMELEDPVKAIREISRDPTLNKKVKLDDGRQMTAIEIQRVYAKRATEFLASQDHDPVLDDVLQKWISVLDRLEDDPMQLIHEVDWVMKKHLIQSYIDKKDCGWDDPRVFLLDLQFHDVKRTRGLYYLMESRGMASRVVEEEAVQRAMSVPPQTTRAKVRGDFIRFARAKNRSYTVDWTYLKLNGYWEETILCMDPFSAVNRRVEELLSQVSGARLYR, via the coding sequence ATGCAACAACGTATTTTCGGTTTGGAAAACGAATACGGGCTGATCTTCTCGCCTAATGGCAAGATCTACCTGCCCATGGAAAAGGTGTTGGGCTACATTTTCGAAGGTTTGATTCCGAACAGCTGGCCCTCCAACGCGTTTTTGGTCAATGGAGCACGATTTTACCAGGATACCGGATGTCACCCTGAATATTCGACGCCGGAATGCGACAACATCCTCGACTTGGTGGTTCACGACAAGGCCGGCGAGCGTCTGTTGGAAGCCTGTCTGCCGGCGGCGGAAGAGCGATTGCGGGAAGAAGGGCTTTCCGGGGAAATCTATATTTTCAAGAACAATACGGATTCGTTGGGCAATACCTACGGCTGCCATGAGAATTACCTCATGCGCCGGGATGTGGATTTCTGGAAGGTGACCGAGCAACTGATCCCGTTTTTCGTCACGCGCCAGATTTTCAGCGGTGCCGGCAAAGTGTTGAAGGTCTCCGGTAAGCCGCAGTATTTCATTTCCCAGCGCGCGCAGCATATCCACGAAAAGACATCTTCATCGACGACCTCCTCGCGCAGCATCATCAATACTCGCGATGAACCCCATGCGGATGCGGAAAAGTATCGCCGTCTGCATATCATCGTGGGGGATTCGAACATGTCCGAGTATGCCACCTACCTCAAGGTCGGAACGGCGACGCTCGTGTTATCCATGGTCGAGGCGGGCTTCTCCGTCACGGGCATGGAACTCGAAGATCCCGTCAAAGCGATCCGAGAGATCTCACGGGATCCCACACTCAACAAGAAGGTGAAGCTGGACGACGGACGTCAAATGACCGCGATCGAGATCCAGCGGGTCTATGCCAAGCGCGCGACGGAGTTTCTGGCCTCCCAGGATCATGACCCGGTGTTGGACGACGTGCTGCAAAAATGGATCTCGGTGCTGGATCGGTTGGAAGACGACCCCATGCAGCTGATCCATGAAGTCGATTGGGTCATGAAAAAACATCTGATCCAGTCTTACATCGACAAGAAAGACTGCGGGTGGGATGATCCGCGCGTGTTCTTGTTGGATTTGCAATTTCATGACGTTAAACGCACGCGCGGGCTGTATTATCTGATGGAGAGTCGGGGCATGGCATCGCGCGTGGTTGAGGAGGAAGCCGTCCAGCGTGCCATGTCGGTGCCTCCTCAGACCACCCGCGCAAAGGTTCGCGGCGACTTCATTCGATTTGCCCGTGCGAAGAATCGTTCCTACACCGTGGATTGGACGTATCTGAAGTTGAACGGGTATTGGGAAGAGACGATTCTCTGCATGGACCCCTTCAGTGCGGTCAACCGGCGGGTTGAGGAACTCTTGTCGCAAGTGTCCGGGGCCCGATTGTATCGATGA
- a CDS encoding M23 family metallopeptidase has product MSLLDRLFIITVVLVASVFPVELFPNSAPAQRGADGQFSGKQGQVIVVRVPGIMDATVVKGRFLGRTMTLFPDPGAATGYVGLLGIDLQDEPGAHELTIDAQIGEQMRHLTYQVFVAKEKFSVERLTLPKDKVDLDQKAAARWKEEQDQVRKALAEESGMRLWHTGFLEPVRGKRTGIFGSVRIMNGQPRNPHNGEDIGAPLGTDVVASNDGVVRLTVDHIFSGRGIYLDHGLGLYSMYFHLSDVSVKEGDLIKAGQVIGKVGATGRATGPHLHWGMKVNGARVNPYAMLDLPFPKNAAAAAVVVTPPSSLDRSSPALGGDSR; this is encoded by the coding sequence ATGTCGCTGCTGGATCGTTTGTTCATCATCACCGTGGTTTTGGTGGCCAGCGTGTTTCCGGTCGAGCTGTTCCCGAACAGCGCACCGGCGCAACGGGGGGCGGACGGGCAATTCAGCGGGAAGCAGGGGCAAGTGATCGTCGTAAGGGTGCCGGGAATTATGGATGCGACGGTCGTCAAGGGCCGGTTCCTGGGGCGCACCATGACGTTATTTCCGGATCCCGGTGCCGCGACCGGTTATGTGGGACTATTGGGCATCGATCTGCAGGATGAGCCGGGGGCACATGAATTGACGATCGATGCACAGATCGGTGAACAGATGCGACACTTGACCTATCAGGTGTTCGTGGCCAAGGAAAAATTCTCGGTGGAGCGATTGACCCTACCGAAAGACAAGGTCGATTTGGACCAGAAGGCAGCCGCACGTTGGAAAGAAGAGCAGGACCAGGTACGGAAGGCGCTGGCGGAAGAGTCGGGGATGCGTCTCTGGCACACGGGCTTCCTCGAACCGGTGCGTGGGAAACGCACCGGCATCTTCGGCAGCGTGCGGATCATGAACGGCCAACCGAGGAATCCCCACAACGGTGAAGACATCGGGGCTCCGTTGGGCACGGACGTGGTGGCCAGCAACGACGGCGTCGTGCGCCTCACCGTGGACCATATTTTTTCCGGAAGGGGTATCTATCTCGACCACGGCCTCGGCCTCTACTCCATGTATTTCCATCTTTCCGATGTGTCGGTGAAGGAAGGGGACTTGATCAAGGCCGGCCAAGTCATCGGCAAGGTCGGTGCGACGGGCCGTGCGACCGGGCCCCATCTCCATTGGGGAATGAAAGTGAACGGGGCCAGGGTCAATCCCTATGCCATGCTCGACCTGCCGTTTCCAAAAAACGCGGCCGCGGCCGCTGTTGTAGTCACTCCACCTTCTTCGCTCGACCGCTCCTCGCCAGCTCTTGGCGGCGATAGCCGCTAG
- a CDS encoding response regulator: MRVLLIEDNEDDAQLIREALTEPSSQITGLAWADRLETGFARLAEGPVDAVLVDLSLPDSHGLDTVDHVRARAQDAPVIVLTGLDDEAVAEAALLRGAQDYLVKGRLTGDSLRRAIRYAMGRHHVEQALRKSEERFHLACRATNDAIWDWDIQTGMVWWNEAYETVFGYRLQGREEPLTAWTERLHPVDRTAVVSELMDRVRSDLQLWTREYRFRRADGTYADVIDRGYVIRDPGALPRRMIGAMSDITGPRQLETSQAAQLAVSMALDESLSLDEALPNILRGIGEAKRWTVGAFWSALPQNPALRCTMLWHQPDWPADAFVQAYRTLSLRPDRGLAGRALTGGEAVLLSDLRLERDSPLATIPGSHDLRGGMAVPIRKGKAIIGILEFMTREVLRPDATQLHTLTDLGSKISQFIQDKDLERHMRQGQKMEALGRMAGGIAHDFNNLLTVINSWSELLLSESPPSSRIHGGLTQISEAGNKAAGLTRQLLAFSRHQVTKPQLLNLNDRVTDILDLLQRVIGEDIELSVSLNSTLGPIHADPGQIEQVVMNLVVNARDAMPHGGRLELETREFQVAPPDALWPDTLRPGPYVTLTVRDTGCGMDPDTLGHIFEPFFTTKERGKGTGLGLSTAYGIVRQAGGTIGVETASGQGTTFTIYLPRAHGAIDGRVAPLPHLSPAAGAGTILLVEDDDLVRGLAQAVLHARQYTVIPARNAQEALAIAESNPGRISLLLTDMVMPGMSGAELVSQLRRLLPNIKVVVTSGYSDRGTEIQESFGSTVGFLEKPYTPDSLADKVREVLGAPAQASTP; the protein is encoded by the coding sequence ATGCGCGTGCTGCTCATTGAGGACAACGAAGACGATGCGCAGTTGATTCGTGAAGCGTTGACGGAACCGTCCTCTCAGATCACCGGGCTCGCATGGGCCGACCGGCTTGAAACGGGTTTCGCCCGCCTCGCAGAGGGTCCCGTGGATGCCGTGCTGGTGGACTTGTCGCTGCCGGACAGCCATGGCTTGGACACCGTCGATCACGTACGAGCGCGCGCGCAAGATGCGCCGGTCATCGTCCTCACGGGGCTCGATGACGAAGCGGTGGCCGAAGCGGCCCTCCTGCGGGGAGCCCAAGATTATCTGGTGAAAGGCCGTTTGACGGGGGACAGTTTGCGGCGAGCCATCCGATACGCCATGGGCCGGCACCACGTCGAGCAAGCGCTCCGGAAAAGCGAAGAACGATTTCACCTCGCCTGCCGCGCCACAAACGATGCCATTTGGGATTGGGACATCCAGACCGGAATGGTCTGGTGGAACGAAGCCTATGAAACCGTGTTCGGATACCGCCTCCAAGGCCGGGAAGAACCGCTGACGGCCTGGACAGAGCGTCTGCATCCCGTGGACCGAACCGCGGTCGTGAGCGAGCTGATGGACAGGGTCCGCTCCGACCTACAATTGTGGACGAGGGAATATCGGTTTCGCCGCGCCGATGGCACCTACGCCGACGTCATCGACCGCGGCTACGTCATCCGCGACCCAGGCGCACTTCCGCGGCGCATGATCGGCGCGATGAGCGACATCACCGGACCCCGACAGCTGGAAACCTCCCAAGCGGCGCAATTGGCCGTCAGCATGGCGTTAGATGAATCGCTCTCGTTGGACGAGGCCCTGCCGAACATCCTTCGTGGCATCGGTGAGGCCAAGCGGTGGACGGTCGGCGCCTTCTGGTCCGCCTTACCCCAGAACCCGGCGTTGCGCTGTACGATGCTCTGGCACCAGCCTGATTGGCCCGCCGATGCATTCGTCCAAGCCTATCGCACCTTGTCGCTTCGGCCTGACAGGGGCCTTGCCGGGCGAGCCTTGACCGGCGGCGAGGCGGTCTTGCTGTCTGACCTCCGACTCGAACGCGATTCTCCCCTCGCGACTATCCCCGGCTCTCATGACCTACGAGGCGGCATGGCCGTTCCGATTCGGAAAGGCAAGGCAATCATCGGGATCCTGGAATTCATGACCCGCGAAGTGCTGCGCCCGGACGCCACACAACTCCACACACTTACCGACCTGGGCAGCAAAATCAGCCAATTCATTCAGGACAAGGACCTCGAACGGCACATGCGCCAGGGCCAAAAGATGGAAGCGCTTGGACGGATGGCCGGAGGCATTGCCCACGACTTCAACAATCTGCTGACCGTCATCAACAGCTGGAGCGAGTTGCTCCTGTCGGAAAGCCCCCCGAGTTCGCGGATCCACGGCGGATTGACACAGATCAGCGAAGCCGGAAACAAGGCGGCCGGCCTCACACGCCAGCTTCTGGCATTCAGCCGGCATCAGGTGACCAAACCGCAGCTGCTGAACCTGAACGACCGTGTCACGGATATTCTCGACCTCTTGCAGCGGGTGATCGGCGAGGATATCGAGCTGTCCGTGAGTCTGAACTCGACGCTGGGACCGATTCACGCGGATCCCGGACAAATCGAACAGGTCGTGATGAATCTGGTAGTCAACGCCCGTGACGCGATGCCCCACGGAGGCCGCCTTGAGCTGGAGACGCGGGAATTCCAGGTCGCACCGCCCGACGCCCTATGGCCGGACACCCTTCGGCCGGGCCCCTATGTCACACTCACCGTCCGCGACACGGGCTGCGGCATGGACCCCGATACGCTCGGCCACATTTTCGAACCGTTTTTCACGACCAAAGAGCGCGGTAAAGGCACGGGACTCGGCCTTTCGACGGCCTATGGCATCGTCAGGCAAGCCGGCGGCACGATCGGTGTGGAGACCGCGTCCGGACAGGGGACGACCTTCACGATCTACTTGCCTCGAGCCCACGGCGCCATAGATGGACGTGTCGCCCCCCTCCCTCACCTCTCCCCAGCCGCTGGGGCCGGCACCATTCTGTTGGTCGAAGATGACGATCTGGTGCGAGGGCTGGCACAAGCCGTTCTGCACGCACGACAATACACGGTCATCCCCGCGAGAAATGCCCAAGAGGCGCTCGCGATCGCGGAGTCCAATCCTGGTCGTATTTCTCTCCTGCTCACGGATATGGTCATGCCCGGCATGTCCGGCGCTGAATTGGTCTCCCAGCTCCGTCGACTCCTGCCGAATATCAAGGTCGTGGTGACCTCCGGGTACTCGGATCGAGGGACAGAGATTCAGGAATCGTTCGGGTCGACGGTGGGATTTCTGGAGAAACCCTATACCCCCGACTCGCTCGCGGATAAGGTTCGAGAAGTCCTCGGCGCTCCGGCCCAAGCCTCGACGCCCTGA
- a CDS encoding response regulator: MTIRPFEMLIAEDNEDDIVLIQEAFTDGNLIERIAVVRDGEEALAYLRGEGRYHRTPLPGMVLLDINMPKKSGLEVLREVKADPRLRAIPVVMLTVSERDEDILRSYEQGACSYIRKPVTLSRFISVVREFDLYWSAISKIPTVNR, translated from the coding sequence ATGACCATACGACCGTTCGAGATGCTGATCGCCGAAGACAATGAGGACGACATCGTGCTGATCCAAGAAGCGTTCACCGACGGCAACCTGATCGAACGTATTGCCGTCGTGCGGGATGGAGAAGAGGCATTGGCCTACCTGCGCGGAGAGGGTCGCTACCATCGGACGCCGCTTCCCGGCATGGTTCTGCTTGACATCAACATGCCAAAAAAGAGCGGGCTGGAAGTGCTTCGTGAAGTCAAGGCCGATCCGCGACTCAGAGCCATCCCCGTTGTCATGCTCACAGTCAGCGAACGCGACGAGGATATCCTGCGATCGTATGAACAGGGTGCCTGTTCCTACATTCGCAAACCCGTCACGTTGAGCCGGTTCATTTCCGTGGTGCGGGAATTCGATCTTTATTGGAGCGCCATATCCAAGATTCCGACCGTGAATAGGTGA